A genomic stretch from Astatotilapia calliptera chromosome 4, fAstCal1.2, whole genome shotgun sequence includes:
- the gpr146 gene encoding G-protein coupled receptor 146 — protein sequence MWICMVYNETDTSVDFRLCRDFGLILSILSLIYLLVCFPLGLCYNMLLVVVNLSNKVSMTMPDVYFVNMAIAGLVLNLVAPVELLSSTFTRWHVWEYNNEVYITLLILFNISSLVIMYSTTLLSLDYYIERALPRTYMSSVYNTKHVCGFIWGGAVLTSFSSLLFYVCNHISTKMVECSKMQNKEAADSIMMFIGYVVPALAVLYAFVLILRIRKESTPLDQDSARLDPSIHRLLLASVCVQFVLWTPYYMTLLVHTVVVAPGYISSARYLPIYYFLRCVSKLLAFSSSFAMPLMYRQMNKNFSNKLQRLLRRLHCRDQSCPRERSTVQQVVT from the coding sequence ATGTGGATCTGCATGGTTTACAATGAGACGGACACCAGCGTGGACTTCCGGCTCTGCCGGGACTTTGGCCTCATCCTGTCAATCCTCTCCCTCATCTACCTCCTGGTGTGTTTCCCACTGGGCCTgtgctacaatatgctgctggtCGTGGTCAACCTCTCAAACAAGGTGTCCATGACCATGCCTGATGTCTATTTTGTCAACATGGCCATTGCGGGTCTCGTGCTCAACCTGGTGGCGCCCGTGGAGCTGCTGAGCTCCACCTTCACCCGCTGGCATGTGTGGGAGTATAACAATGAGGTTTACATCACCCTACTCATCCTCTTCAACATCTCATCTCTGGTTATCATGTATTCCACCACGCTGCTCAGTCTGGACTACTACATAGAGCGCGCGCTGCCTCGCACGTACATGTCGAGTGTGTATAACACCAAACACGTGTGCGGGTTTATCTGGGGCGGCGCAGTGCTCACGAGCTTCTCCTCGCTGCTCTTCTATGTGTGCAACCACATCTCCACCAAGATGGTCGAATGCTCCAAAATGCAGAACAAGGAGGCAGCGGACTCGATCATGATGTTCATCGGCTACGTGGTGCCCGCCCTGGCTGTGCTTTATGCTTTTGTGCTCATTCTGCGCATCAGGAAGGAATCTACACCATTGGATCAGGACTCTGCTCGCTTGGACCCTTCCATACACAGGTTGCTGCTAGCTTCAGTCTGTGTGCAGTTCGTACTGTGGACTCCGTACTACATGACTCTTTTAGTACATACTGTAGTTGTTGCACCAGGATACATTAGCAGTGCACGTTACTTACCTATCTATTATTTCTTGAGATGCGTATCTAAACTGTTGGCGTTCTCCAGCAGCTTTGCAATGCCTCTTATGTACAGGCAGATGAACAAAAACTTCTCCAACAAGCTCCAGCGGCTGCTCAGGAGGCTGCATTGCAGAGACCAGTCCTGCCCTCGTGAACGCTCAACAGTGCAGCAAGTGGTGACGTGA
- the gper1 gene encoding G-protein coupled estrogen receptor 1 has product MEGQTISWVWIYVNSTEQLNTSYPYNATDLSENSDKYQSYIVGLFLSCLYTILLFPIGFIGNILILVVNLNHREKMTIPDLYFVNLAVADLILVADSLIEVFNLNEKYYDYAVLCTFMSLFLQVNMYSSIFFLTWMSFDRYIALASSMSSNPLRTMQHAKLSCGLIWMASILATLLPFTIVQTQHRGEVHFCFANVFEIQWLEVTIGFLVPFSIIGLCYSLIGRILMRAQKHRGLWPRRQKALRMIVVVVLVFFICWLPENVFISIQLLQGTADPSQRTATTLWHDYPLTGHIVNLAAFSNSCLNPIIYSFLGETFRDKLRLFIKQKASWSAVNRFCHHGLDLHLPVRGEVSEV; this is encoded by the coding sequence ATGGAAGGGCAGACAATCTCTTGGGTCTGGATATATGTAAACAGTACGGAACAACTGAACACTTCATATCCATACAATGCTACAGACTTAAGCGAAAACTCAGACAAATACCAGTCATACATCGTTGGTCTCTTCCTTTCCTGCCTGTATACCATCCTCCTTTTTCCTATTGGATTTATTGGTAACATCTTAATCCTGGTGGTGAACCTGAACCACAGAGAGAAGATGACCATCCCCGATCTTTACTTTGTTAACCTGGCTGTAGCTGACCTCATCCTGGTGGCAGATTCCCTCATTGAGGTCTTTAATCTGAATGAAAAGTATTACGACTACGCCGTCCTCTGCACCTTCATGTCACTTTTCCTGCAGGTCAATATGTACAGCAGCATCTTTTTTCTCACGTGGATGAGCTTTGACAGGTACATCGCCTTGGCTAGCTCCATGAGCAGCAACCCACTGAGGACTATGCAGCACGCCAAGCTCAGCTGTGGCCTCATTTGGATGGCCTCCATCCTGGCCACGCTTCTCCCCTTCACCATTGTGCAGACCCAGCACAGAGGTGAGGTGCACTTCTGTTTCGCCAATGTCTTTGAGATTCAGTGGCTGGAGGTAACCATTGGCTTTTTGGTGCCCTTCTCCATCATTGGTCTATGCTACTCTCTGATTGGGCGAATTCTCATGAGGGCCCAGAAGCACCGTGGACTGTGGCCACGGCGGCAGAAGGCTCTGCGCATGATTGTGGTGGTGGTTCTGGTATTCTTCATCTGCTGGCTGCCAGAGAACGTCTTCATCAGCATTCAGCTACTGCAGGGCACAGCTGACCCATCGCAGAGGACTGCTACCACCCTGTGGCACGACTACCCGCTCACAGGCCACATTGTTAATCTGGCAGCTTTCTCCAACAGCTGCCTCAACCCCATTATCTACAGCTTTCTAGGAGAGACCTTCAGGGACAAGCTGCGTCTCTTCATTAAGCAGAAGGCCAGCTGGTCGGCCGTGAACCGCTTTTGCCACCATGGTCTTGATTTACACCTCCCTGTCAGGGGTGAGGTGTCAGAGGTGTGA